A genomic region of Maniola hyperantus chromosome 5, iAphHyp1.2, whole genome shotgun sequence contains the following coding sequences:
- the upSET gene encoding uncharacterized protein upSET isoform X1 — MSATSEYEPAVRQDYGPTTSSENIYEHVLDHKLTNTMDISSVRTPVLRTVPLSPTQGDPEPDSTNPESIIQSVHKVDSNEIEYINEKRCDTEMSVDSLSRIVRIEETTIDNVGRVAYPIIQEADDSEDGNYVENTAALIQAPLNTSIVQSVAKLPQNFTINVDAAVGNITAIQNVSQDVGNQTLWLPTILATSAAPDGKNEDDRPSGVSQIIITSESYVNNAIPSNRRTNIITETGYLSRPKTSNVQILSNISLPKNSNYPQQYITQGKEIAAPLYGTQNHVYKLSANVVSQKQLNSTMLSTKPPKNQSLIGAASLSPTVINNTSMKSMPYGHTYSKSTNLNKLNNGANLNAMVAASSGSTQCHILSRVVSGPNKLSVHSGRKSVNTFKGSKNSQANQKNQSRAIKIIQQAGTAHKSENKPWPLASVTYKSQAPSYGIVESNTSKVIQKIGSPTHKNQQTMTVQKVPKGERLVLQSPCGPVLLSTGPISSSMPKGPHYVQSGSTPNLRYVQTYGPDNQLSTVSQVSANQQLTAQILKSLAQPKLMLQQSPTPLHTINHKPLPIIAIEEPVEAKSLNQKRIVFGDKSTLLTADDIIGMEERPNLSEELRRYSFQALAFIMLDHTYALPVQKQPIVSTPTSIVASLSPIMTSTITTSTPMSPLKCSPIPVTSISQELPPVIPISIVGAPIPVTSVQLGALTYKPQLPPLPPQDEDTASVISSIEGERRPPLPGGSDTETAPEGEEEGKTRCICDFVHDDGYMICCDRCGEWQHVDCMGIDRNNIPDAYMCELCQPRPVDRRHARAIQLRKREELSALGASDSDSSECGRPPGQRRKRLLTVTTYTDTSGSCVTTYNSSMPVLPPLPQPSLTLPKRGPKRPKKAEVVRKVTKRKLVEKRVKRKKEMMLNRSKYNTNMPTQSHWRDQYEQAVTNHYSPELRAKIMKYSSKLGSTPNMAAAVTAHLCTTVPHAGGKILIATKDLKDNSPIIELRGKYMLSIQHRPQLQNSARAGSQKPGPFVFFYRLPKDNTQICIDTRTYGNEARFVRRSCKPNAELQHCIVKGALHVYIVTISDIQSNTEITVGHDTNGSKQPCACGNPKHCKVNGLSPLVTRKSVDYTQREKRSRNRCFSASSPVSPPLTPLVTTPIMDLPSPFGIVKTEKKSPIKHEYPPMSPVKQPLLSPDFPAPVKFEPLFMKHEKEEEIDLTAKEEMKPELDEPDYVKVEPKVEEHIEEPEEEMELEPESETEAIISDIKIEEHEIKEEEVLPPPVVEEKIVEPIKEIVNPIKEIVKPIKEIVKPMKEIIKPVKENVKPIRENVKPIKENVKPPKEIVKPVKEIVKPIKDEKPVLVEPKIEPKAEPKIEPKVEPKVEHERPVTRELSAKSACHDRSSRSSRTTCVNQDSLDDKTDDSQDKITAANKEKEKRKMTREERKMEAIMKAFERMEKAQQRKQEVRERQKRRESDPHPTNIEKDDDDDLHCSSKKRKKRKGRARTASQSNRRRLNSADSDMVTSGDEAGPLSPRGPIQAEQPLPTPEAEIPHEPVNEDLGLSSACLLVEAAVGSVESAFKLPKTKKTMATEWIGRSPERTPSPYQSPYRPSLVSAPSLESLVRVASTMIGDLSATQEYHEEEQQPPSPPRTPGRERNRPPKKAKRVTRSTPTVEVPEVIPVQHSAKKRWLRQAISEESDSPMMDAFVSESPPNEIVTPLKKRRMARESLSCEQNTMVTCNDETSPVLTSEDSPVKEDALLLARQYKRNIMDMYSRDRTRSDSGQGSDDQCNIDHDVLNVNIRGVHNQEHIRRIIGVPPTPEEEMPPEITKPEDVLTNNNNLEPDEGAYNNKVVPMDIDTTVVTQTKIESSENIPEIKDLKGIESPNDKAHSSQSADTSGSSSPQRDEMDDIQKKIHSFHTENIQILKSRNKKPPKEKRKKVNLNFDLNMVDDQISIQLRTEDDTSSKSPEINGDIHEEANSHEDVKLLVSPENIPLPPVESIPLPAPENIPLPEETSPVVIPSPETIPLPEEPMKPVVVETVVEKRDETVEEKEDRPSVLDNALPFSTRFSSTGLFSGIFSNMSHSFKVDTTINENIPNMSLIKSAIDRTTSLDAGLFEASSPADELRSVQELLTRVSNMDSNNSVLLSGVLRGTTASPRPCARSDPRLNPPPQDKPKPVRRKLSISEYRKRHLGAATEEGGGAGGGSSGEGGEWSRGSSGSASLSPQRLDAAAAAAADELEQRLHRDLHVQLPKGVFDAQPTASERQRENLSSRLRREFGLALHDDDDARLADTDAVANRCDR; from the exons ATGTCGGCGACATCAGAATATGAGCCAGCGGTCCGGCAA GACTATGGGCCGACCACCTCCAGTGAAAATATATATGAGCATGTTTTGGATCATAAATTAACGAATACTATGGATATATCAAGCGTAAGAACACCTGTACTAAGGACTGTTCCCCTTTCACCCACCCAGGGTGACCCTGAGCCTGATTCCACGAACCCAGAGAGCATCATTCAATCTGTTCACAAAGTAGATAGCAATGAGATTGAATATATTAATGAGAAGAGATGTGACACAGAGATGTCAGTTGATTCGCTTTCTAGAATAGTTAGGATTGAAGAAACTACTATTGACAATGTAGGGCGTGTAGCCTACCCTATTATACAAGAAGCTGATGATTCTGAAGATGGCAACTATGTAGAGAATACCGCAGCTCTCATTCAAGCTCCGTTGAATACGTCAATCGTGCAAAGCGTTGCGAAACTCCCACAGAACTTCACAATTAACGTGGATGCGGCCGTAGGTAACATTACAGCGATACAGAATGTGTCACAGGATGTAGGCAACCAAACGTTATGGTTGCCAACAATATTAGCCACTAGTGCAGCTCCTGACGGTAAAAATGAAGATGACCGACCTTCAGGTGTGTCACAGATTATAATCACTAGCGAGAGCTACGTCAATAACGCAATCCCGTCAAATCGCAGAACGAACATTATTACAGAGACCGGCTACTTAAGCCGTCCTAAAACTTCGAATGTTCAGATATTGAGCAACATATCTTTACCCAAAAATTCAAATTACCCTCAACAGTACATAACTCAGGGTAAAGAGATTGCTGCACCATTGTACGGAACACAGAATCACGTGTACAAGTTGAGTGCCAATGTGGTATCACAGAAGCAGTTGAACAGTACGATGTTGAGCACAAAGCCGCCTAAGAACCAGTCCCTGATAGGTGCCGCGTCACTGTCGCCCACCGTCATAAATAACACTTCCATGAAGAGCATGCCATATGGACACACATACTCGAAAAGCACAAACTTAAATAAGCTGAATAATGGTGCCAACTTAAATGCTATGGTTGCTGCGTCCTCTGGTAGCACGCAATGCCATATTTTATCCAGAGTTGTTTCCGGTCCCAACAAGTTATCGGTTCATTCTGGAAGGAAATCTGTAAATACATTCAAAGGGTCGAAAAATTCTCAAGCAAACCAGAAGAACCAATCGAgagctataaaaataatacagcagGCTGGTACTGCTCACAAGTCTGAGAATAAACCGTGGCCTTTAGCTAGCGTTACATATAAAAGTCAAGCTCCAAGCTATGGTATAGTCGAGTCTAACACTTCAAAAGTTATACAGAAGATTGGGAGTCCTACACATAAAAATCAGCAGACTATGACTGTCCAAAAAGTTCCCAAAGGTGAACGTCTCGTTCTACAATCGCCTTGTGGACCAGTTTTATTATCTACAGGTCCCATAAGCTCAAGTATGCCTAAAGGCCCACATTATGTCCAATCAGGTTCCACTCCAAACCTTAGATACGTCCAAACGTACGGGCCTGACAATCAGCTCTCTACAGTGTCCCAAGTGTCAGCCAATCAGCAGTTGACTGCACAGATCCTCAAATCTCTGGCTCAACCTAAACTAATGTTGCAACAATCTCCAACACCTCTACATACGATAAATCACAAACCTCTTCCGATTATTGCAATTGAAGAACCAGTTGAAGCTAAATCATTGAATCAAAAACGGATTGTGTT TGGGGATAAATCAACATTATTGACAGCAGATGATATTATTGGTATGGAGGAGAGACCCAATCTTTCTGAGGAGTTGCGTCGATATTCCTTCCAAGCACTGGCGTTTATCATGCTCGATCACACATATGCTTTGCCTGTACAGAAACAGCCCATCGTCAGTACCCCAACTAGCATTGTGGCTTCCTTATCACCAATCATGACTTCGACGATTACGACGTCTACTCCAATGAGTCCATTAAAATGTTCCCCCATCCCAGTGACTTCGATTTCTCAAGAGCTACCTCCAGTCATACCGATTAGTATCGTCGGAGCTCCCATACCAGTGACGTCTGTTCAACTCGGAGCTCTGACTTACAAGCCCCAGCTTCCTCCATTGCCTCCTCAAGATGAGGATACTGCATCTGTTATATCTTCGATAGAAGGAGAAAGAAGACCTCCGCTTCCCGGTGGTAGTGACACAGAGACTGCTCCGGAAGGAGAGGAAGAGGGGAAAACTAGATGTATTTGTGATTTTGTACATGATGATGGGTATATGATATGCTGCGATCGATGCGGTGAATGGCAGCATGTCGATTGTATGGGAATAGATCGGAATAACATACCCGATGCGTACATGTGTGAGCTATGCCAGCCGCGGCCTGTAGATCGACGTCACGCTAGAGCCATACAATTGAGGAAGAGAGAAGAGCTAAGTGCGCTGGGTGCATCGGATTCGGATTCCTCGGAATGTGGACGGCCTCCAGGTCAAAGAAGAAAACGGTTATTAACTGTTACCACATATACTGATACCAGTGGATCATGTGTGACCACATATAACTCCAGTATGCCTGTTCTACCACCTTTACCCCAACCCTCTCTAACCTTACCAAAAAGAGGTCCCAAACGTCCCAAAAAAGCAGAGGTAGTTAGAAAAGTCACTAAGAGAAAATTAGTAGAAAAACGTGTGAAGCGAAAGAAGGAAATGATGTTGAATAGAAGCAAATACAACACTAACATGCCTACTCAATCTCATTGGCGGGACCAATACGAACAGGCTGTGACGAACCACTACAGCCCCGAACTGCGCGCTAAGATTATGAAATATAGCAGCAAATTAGGTAGTACACCTAACATGGCTGCAGCAGTAACCGCACATTTATGTACAACAGTGCCTCACGCGGGTGGAAAAATACTTATCGCGACAAAGGACCTTAAGGACAACTCTCCCATTATAGAACTGAGAGGCAAATACATGCTGTCAATCCAGCACAGGCCCCAGTTACAAAACTCAGCTAGAGCAGGGAGTCAAAAACCTGGGCCTTTCGTATTTTTCTACAGATTACCAAAGGATAACACTCAAATTTGTATAGACACAAGGACGTACGGGAACGAAGCGAGATTCGTCCGCCGTTCTTGCAAGCCTAACGCTGAATTACAGCATTGTATCGTTAAAGGAGCTTTACACGTTTATATTGTGACAATAAGCGATATTCAATCCAATACTGAAATCACGGTTGGACATGACACGAACGGTAGCAAGCAACCTTGCGCTTGTGGTAATCCTAAACACTGTAAAGTCAATGGGCTAAGTCCTTTGGTTACCAGAAAAAGCGTGGATTACACGCAAAGAGAAAAGAGAAGTAGGAACAGGTGTTTTAGTGCATCTTCACCTGTATCGCCTCCTTTAACTCCTCTCGTGACGACTCCTATAATGGATTTACCTTCACCATTTGGCATCGTTAAAACAGAGAAGAAATCGCCTATAAAACACGAGTATCCTCCGATGTCGCCAGTCAAACAGCCTTTACTTTCTCCAGACTTCCCTGCTCCTGTAAAATTCGAACCGTTATTCATGAAGCATGAAAAAGAGGAAGAAATTGACTTAACAGCAAAAGAAGAAATGAAACCAGAACTAGATGAACCTGATTATGTTAAAGTCGAACCTAAAGTAGAAGAGCATATTGAAGAACCAGAAGAAGAAATGGAGTTAGAACCGGAATCAGAAACGGAAGCAATCATTTCAGATATAAAAATTGAAGAACATGAAATCAAAGAGGAAGAAGTTTTGCCTCCTCCGGTGGTTGAGGAGAAAATTGTGGAACCTATAAAAGAAATTGTGAATCCAATAAAAGAAATTGTGAAACCAATAAAAGAAATTGTGAAACCAATGAAAGAAATCATAAAGCCTGTCAAAGAAAATGTGAAGCCTATAAGAGAAAATGTTAAGCCtataaaagaaaatgttaaGCCTCCAAAAGAAATTGTGAAGCCTGTAAAAGAAATTGTGAAACCGATAAAAGATGAGAAACCGGTTCTGGTTGAACCTAAAATAGAACCTAAAGCAGAACCGAAGATTGAACCTAAAGTAGAACCAAAAGTGGAACACGAGAGACCTGTCACTAGGGAGTTAAGTGCCAAGTCTGCATGCCATGACAGGTCATCACGATCGAGTCGAACCACTTGCGTCAATCAAGACTCCTTGGACGACAAAACTGATGATTCGCAAGACAAAATCACTGCAGCCAATAaggaaaaagaaaaacggaaaatG ACTCGAGAAGAACGTAAAATGGAAGCAATAATGAAGGCCTTCGAAAGGATGGAAAAGGCTCAGCAAAGGAAACAGGAAGTAAGGGAAAGGCAAAAGCGAAGGGAATCCGATCCACACCCGACTAACATTGAAAAGGATGACGATGACGATTTACACTGCAGTTCTAAGAAGAGAAAGAA aCGTAAAGGCCGCGCGCGCACAGCATCTCAGTCTAACAGACGGCGACTCAACTCTGCCGACAGTGATATGGTGACATCGGGAGACGAGGCTGGACCGTTATCTCCTCGAGGCCCGATTCAAGCTGAGCAGCCCTTACCTACACCCGAGGCTGAAATACCACATGAACCGGTCAACGAG GATCTCGGCTTAAGCTCCGCGTGCCTTCTCGTCGAAGCCGCGGTCGGTTCCGTAGAATCTGCGTTCAAACTTCCCAAAACGAAGAAAACCATGGCAACTGAATGGATCGGACGCTCTCCCGAACGAACCCCGTCGCCGTACCAATCCCCATACAGACCCTCGTTAGTTTCCGCTCCGTCACTAGAGAGCTTAGTCCGAGTCGCTTCTACCATGATTGGTGATCTTAGTGCAACTCAAGAGTATCACGAGGAAGAGCAGCAGCCTCCATCGCCTCCCAGAACTCCCGGAAGGGAGAGGAATAGGCCTCCGAAGAAGGCTAAAAGGGTAACCAGAAGCACTCCAACAGTGGAAGTCCCTGAAGTGATTCCAGTACAGCACAGTGCAAAGAAACGTTGGTTGCGACAAGCGATCAGTGAGGAGAGCGATTCGCCGATGATGG ATGCATTTGTTTCAGAATCCCCTCCGAACGAAATAGTGACTCCATTGAAGAAAAGACGGATGGCGCGAGAATCGTTGTCGTGCGAACAGAATACTATGGTCACC tgtAACGACGAGACATCGCCAGTGTTAACATCTGAGGACTCACCGGTCAAAGAAGACGCGTTGTTATTAGCGCGACAGTACAAACGGAACATAATGGACATGTACAGTCGAGATCGGACGCGCTCCGATAGTGGACAAGGCTCTGATGACCAGTGCAACATAGATCATGACGTACTAAACGTCAACATAAGAGGCGTGCATAACCAGGAACATATAAGGAGAATCATTGGAGTACCTCCAACACCTGAAGAGGAAATGCCTCCTGAGATAACCAAACCGGAAGATGTCttgacaaataataacaatttggAACCGGATGAGGGGGCTTACAATAATAAAGTTGTGCCAATGGATATAGATACGACAGTAGTGACGCAAACCAAAATAGAATCAAGTGAAAACATACCAGAAATCAAAGATCTAAAAGGCATAGAGAGCCCGAATGACAAAGCACACAGTTCCCAATCGGCTGACACGAGTGGCAGCTCATCTCCACAAAGAGACGAAATGGACGACATCCAGAAGAAAATACACTCGTTTCATACTGAAAACATACAAATACTGAAGAGTAGGAATAAAAAACCGCCTAAAGAAAAGCGAAAGAAggttaatttaaattttgatcTTAATATGGTAGACGATCAGATCAGCATACAGTTGCGTACGGAGGATGACACAAGTTCAAAATCGCCTGAAATCAATGGAGATATACACGAGGAAGCAAATTCTCATGAGGATGTGAAACTACTCGTTTCGCCCGAAAACATACCTCTACCTCCAGTAGAGTCAATACCTCTACCTGCACCGGAGAATATACCGCTACCGGAAGAAACAAGTCCGGTTGTCATACCTTCTCCCGAAACGATACCACTACCTGAGGAGCCTATGAAACCTGTCGTTGTTGAAACTGTGGTAGAAAAAAGGGATGAAACTGTTGAGGAAAAGGAGGATAGACCCTCAGTGCTAGATAATGCCCTACCGTTTTCGACTCGATTTAGTTCAACAGGTTTGTTTTCTGGGATCTTCAGCAACATGTCGCACTCGTTCAAAGTGGACACGACGATAAATGAAAACATACCGAATATGTCGTTGATAAAAAGTGCGATAGATCGGACGACCAGTTTGGACGCCGGGCTGTTTGAAGCATCGAGCCCGGCGGACGAGTTGCGCAGTGTTCAGGAGCTGTTGACCCGTGTTAGTAATATGGACAGCAACAATAGCGTGCTGCTGTCGGGCGTGCTGCGAGGCACGACGGCGTCGCCGCGGCCCTGCGCGCGCTCCGACCCGCGCCTCAACCCCCCGCCGCAAGACAAGCCCAAACCCGTCCGGAGAAAG CTCTCTATCAGCGAGTACCGAAAGCGGCACCTGGGCGCGGCGACGGAGgagggcggcggcgcgggcggcggctcGTCGGGCGAGGGCGGCGAGTGGTCGCGCGGCTCGTCGGGCTCCGCCTCGCTGTCGCCGCAGCGCCTCGACGCggccgcggcggcggcggccgaCGAGCTCGAGCAGCGCCTGCACAGGGACCTCCACGTGCAGCTACCGAAGG